The following is a genomic window from Corvus hawaiiensis isolate bCorHaw1 chromosome 5, bCorHaw1.pri.cur, whole genome shotgun sequence.
CTGAACCAAAAAGGTTCCAAATAAGGCATCAGCAGGTCCCAACTGGATGTGCTCCTGTGACATACATCACCATCCCAGGCAGGACAGTTAGGAATGATGCATTAGGATTGTATTTCTGACCTCCATCGTTAAGCACTATGAGCAACCAGAAGGGTTCAAGTTctcttcaagaaaaagaaaaaaaccttccaaACACAAAAGCAGGGAGTACTGTTTTTGGTAAGTAtttcttagaaaacaaaataaaaacgtTAAAGCAATTCATTGAAACgactcattaaaaaaagacaacattcctgtaaagtaaaaatatatatagaaatagaatctatttttttttgtttgtttgttcatttgtttgtttttgttttttgtttttttaaaaaaagacattcaGTATCACGTCAGCGGATTCGGATGGGCTTTCCCGCGGGTCTCCTGCGACAGCCGCTGCTCCTTAAGGCAAAACGTCAGGTTGGCACCATCACAACAGCTGAGTCCCCGTGGCAGGGCCctgtcagcagggctgcttcTCCCGCACGCTGACGGAGCCGTCCTCCATCCCAAAATACACCACCTCAGCCATGTCGACGAACAGCCCCGTCTCCACCACGCCTGCGGAACGAGAGGTCACTGGTTACTGCCAGAGCCACCCCTGCGCTCGtgtcctctgctctgcctgtggtTTTGCTCAATAAAAACCACCAGTGCCTCCATCAGAGGTTTGGAGAAGTGTCCAACCTGTATCAGCCAAACTCGGAGCTTCTGGGAAGTCTTTGCCATGCAGCCACTCCCAGCAAAAACTCTCCAGAGACTGAGAAACAACTCCCAAAGCTCCCCCGATGTTCATGCTGCCCCAGCCACCACTATTGCACCAACACAATCatgagaaaagcattttctacCATCTGATGACCcatgggagcaggaggaagctACAGACACCCACAGGATTAGGGACTACTTCCTTTGCCTTTAAACTCATCTAAAAGACTATCCTGTAAGAGATCACCTGGATAACACTTGTTCAAATGTTAAGATTCAGCAGCTCTGGTACTGCCTCTGCAATTTGTAGCCCTTTTGCAAATGTACTTTTGGCTGCATTTAATTATGGGGTGCTCCTAACTTCACAGTGATCACTGAGACACAGCCAGAGGCCAGGAAGGCGGATAGAAATGGAGGACAAGGGCTACCACAAGCACAAGGTGGCCAAAACCCTTCTACTGGTACTGCATTTAGGCTTTAACAGCCTCACATTTAGGCTCATCCACTTCTGGGTGGGGAAGAAGCTCTTCTTCCCTTAGCAGATCGATTTCTGAGCAGCAAACAGTGCTGGGACCACGCCCACAGGATGGAACAGGTCCCATCATTTACCATTCCTTTCTAAACCAAAAACAATGCAGGGAAGAAGTTCCTGCTGTGCAGAGTAACCAGGCACTGTCTGCCTCTTGCACAGAAGCAGCTCCAATAATAGAGACATTTGTACAGCCAAGGGCAGAAAGTGGATTAGGATATGGAGCACTGCACCAGGGGCAGCCCAGACCAGCAGTGGTCACCAGAGATCCCTTGCAACCccaacaattctgtgattctgtgataagaACTACGGAGGGAAGCAAAACCACTGACCAGAAACAACTAGAAGTTACTGGTGACTCTTCACCCAGCCTCTGCCTGGTCTGGTGTTTCAGTTGTGGAGCCAGGACAATATATGGCTGCTTTGTGGGGACATTGGGGTTTGTGCAACAAGATCCCAACCTGTTCCTGCATGTTCTGGCAACACATGAGCAGTCAGTGAAGGCAGCTGTGTTATGGACTCCAGGGGCAGGCTTTGCCAAGACAACCAGAGAGACATCCAGATGCTGCTTCCCTGAAGTTCAGAGAGATCCAGTGACCCTGGGCAGACCTGGATGGtccagaggcagctctggccTGGGCAGCAGGTCTCATGCAAGGCAGGAGTCCTAACTCATTCAGTAGAGTCCTTGCAGAGAGGCTGCTTTGTTTGCAAACAGAGCACTCAGCACTGCTACTCGAGCCCAGCAAGAGCTTGGGTACTTTATCCTCACAGCAAGGTGAACATGGAGGGCCTCCCAATGGGAATGGAATGCAGGGCTGTAAGCACCTTCTGGAAAATACCACAGCACAGTGCAAACCCTCCCTCCACCAGTGTTTCCACTAAAAGTCACTCTATAAATGAGCACAAGGAGAGTAAGGAAGAGGACAGGACTGTTGTGTCTAATGGGAAGCAGTGTCAACATCAACCAGGATCACCCCAGGTTTTCACCACCATATGAAAAAGCCACATGGGCACAGTTGTACCAATTGAGCTGACTTATCTCTTGAGTAGAAACAAATGTAGGGACCTGCAGGAGGAGAGCAAATACACACACACTACATTTCCTCATATCTAGGGGAGAGCTGCCACAGTCCAGGTTACTTGTCACACACCAAGCCTTAGCcagcttttgtggtttttaaaaaatcacagacATCACCTGGTATCATTTTTATAGCGCTGTTCACTTCACGCCACTCATGAACCTTGTCAAACTTCCAGTCCAGGATGAAGTTCCCATTGTCTGTCACCACAGGGCCCTGGAAGCAAACCCAGTTGTCATGACATAAGCCCCATGTCTCCTGATCCCAGCCAGGGATTGTCACAGCCCTCACTGGGaccagctgtccctgctgcagtggTTTAGAGTCATCCTTCAAGTAAATTGGGGCAGTCCCCACAATAAACCTGTCAGTGAAACTATCATCCCTACCTCGGGCCCTGTTTGGCACCACAgactgccctgcagccccccaacagccccaagAGCAGCAGGTCAGACCCAGGCTGGcaatccctctgctccctgctccaggatgTTTCTTCAGGGGTCATGGCCAGAGAGGCTTTCAATGAGCAGCAGCCTGAACCCCTAAATACCCAACTGAGTAACTGTAGTAAGGAGGAGTTACACAAGATGCCACTCATGGGAGTGAAAGCCCAGATTTCACTAGATGAAGGGCCAGACCTCTGGTGCTCCCTTTGCCCACGTTCAGACGGTTCCTCAGGGGAAGCAGGGCTGCCAGGGACACTCACTGCTTTGTTAACAGCCATCCGCAGCTCCACGACACCGCCGAATTTTTTGGTCAGGGCTCTGGTGACAGGGACATAAGCCATGGGGATGACCTCGATGGGAACCCCCTTCTTCCACTGCTCCCCAAGGTTGTCAGATTTTTTCCTGAGGGCACAGTTTGAGGTGGGATTAGTGTTGGACATTACACTGCTGACATCACTGACGTCACCCCAGGCCCTTTGAAAACCCCTCAGGCACAAGGCTCAGGAGGACACAGGGTCAGTCCATGTGTGCCCATTGCAGCAAGAGCCATACACGATGCTCTATCCAGTCACAAGCCCTGTTTTGACATGTTTTGGACAAGCAGAACAAGAGTTGTTTTTTCCACAGCCCCATGGCTGGAAAATTTATCCCATGCTGACACTCACTGAGCTCAAAGAGCAGAACTGCCACTTCCCCACAAGCTCTGCTGACTCCCAAGCAGGCCTGCTGAgttaaaaattaagcaaaaaagATAAATTGAATTGCTGGAGTACTGGGAGCCAGGCTCATTTCCACccattcctgctctcctgtAACCATTGGAATGACAATAATGGCCTAACACAGCACCATCTGAAACCTCCCATGGAGGAAAAAGGTATAATGAACAGTAATATCTTCACCTGTAATCAGCAATAACAATGAAGCACTTTGCAAATCCTGCAACTATCTTCTCCTGTGTCAAGCAGCCActgcaagggggaaaaaataaagacaaaaccagaaaacatcaGACTGCTCCCCACTGTGCCTAATGGCCTTGAAGTCCAGTCCTCTCCATCATGTTCTTGCTGGTTTTGGTGCTGGCATTGCCCCACACCTTATCCTCCTTATCCTCACCCCTCACTTTGTGCCCCTTGTCCCTGGCAGCCTTGGCCAGGAGCCATCTCCCCTTGTGggtgcacacacagccctgcacaggatccTCTCCAGCCCACCCCAGAGATACCCACAGCCACACAGGAATGCTCAGAGCCCCCACCACCAGCTCTGGGACAGACAAGACAGATGGACAGCAAGGCTTACCCGCCACCTTTGATAAGGTTGAGGTCAGAGTCCACCTCATCTGCTCCATCGATGGCAACATCAAGctgtgggaagaggagaaaattgGTGTGGAAACCCCTCCTGTGCAGCATCCAGGCCCTGCTCCTGGTGCAGCTCCAGGGGTCGTGGGTCCCAAGCAGCAGTCACAAATGTCACCAGAGCAGGGAGCACCTTGGTGCCAGCCTGAGCAGAGTGTCTGATGGGCCGCCCAAGGATACCCTGAGACCACCCAAGCCCCTCTAAAAACCACAGGCATGtgaaagcaggaggaagagaaacCCAAACCAACTGCTGGCCTGAAAGGCACATCACCTTTATCCTCTGGTGTCATTTAAGGACCAGCGTGCAGGGTTTTCCTAGGAAAAATCTTTGACAGTTCAGCAATATCCCTGCCTCAGGCCTCATCTTGGAAGAGATGCCAAGCACCTGGAGGCAACAAAACCAAGCAGCCTTCTTGCCATCTAAAAGGACAAGAACTAGGAGAGAACTTGGGGGAAAAACAAACTAAACCtgttaaaatcatagaatcattaaggttagaaaaggcctctaagatcattgagtccaaccactcAACAAACCCTGCCAGGTccccactaaaccatgtccctaagcatcacatctacatgttttttgaacacttccagggatgctgattccaccactgccctgggcagcctgttccactgcttgaccaacctttcagtgaagaaatttttcctaatatccaatctaaacctcctgtAGCaaaacttgaggccatttcctgtTGTCCTAACTCAAATTCTCACTCCTGTTCTGCAGTGTGGCTGCCCAAACTCAGCCTCAGGGGAGGACAAAGGAGCCTGGACACTTTCTGAATGACCAGCTGAGAGGAAGGTCAGGTGAGGTCTCAGCTCCATGGTCCCACTTACCTCTGGATTTCGGTCCAAGTCACTCAGTGTTAAGCCGTTCTGCAGGATCAGCTGACGGGCCTGTGCACCAAGAAGACAACAAACACCAGTTACCAgtggcaggaaaggaaaacagactcATGGTGTCACTCTCTAGCTGCAGCAAGGACGGAGCCTCCCTGGGAGAGCTCCACTGCTCCACTCTGAGCTGGTGGAGAGGCTGCAGTGGGAACACACAGCAAGGAGAAATTGATgtttccagagcagagcagtttAATCAAAAGGAAATCCTGCTGCTGATTTAAACTAAAATGCTCAGACGGTGCAACAGGACTCCTGGGTTTGGGTCTCTCCATACTAAATAGCAGGAGGCCTCATCAGCTTGGTGGGAATCACTTGCATCAAGCAGATATGGAATTTTAAATCCTACGTTGTTTCAGCTTGGACATCATTCTCCCTCACACCCATCCAGCCCTTCTTATCTCCTTCAGTTGAAAAACGGGaccaagaaaattaaatatttacacCACAGCAATGTGGAactaacaaagaaaatattttccatattgGAAGTAagctaaaaaataaacaaacaaaagcataaCTCGTGGGAAAAGTGTGGGAAGCTGCTGAAACAGCTACTTGGTGGCTCCGATCTACATTTCCTGCAGTGGCCATGTTTCCCTCTAGTGGTAACACAACACAGGGCACCCAGAGCTGCCCTTGGCTCAGTCCCTCAGCTT
Proteins encoded in this region:
- the RPIA gene encoding ribose-5-phosphate isomerase, with the translated sequence MRLPGRLALLRSTPLAARPPGRVRTGRAAARRGFSRGRLGGTMAEEAKKRAAFAAVDKHVQNNQVLGIGSGSTIVHAVQRLAERVKEENLAIVCIPTSFQARQLILQNGLTLSDLDRNPELDVAIDGADEVDSDLNLIKGGGGCLTQEKIVAGFAKCFIVIADYRKKSDNLGEQWKKGVPIEVIPMAYVPVTRALTKKFGGVVELRMAVNKAGPVVTDNGNFILDWKFDKVHEWREVNSAIKMIPGVVETGLFVDMAEVVYFGMEDGSVSVREKQPC